TATGCAAAAAAAGTTAATTGTATTTGTTGGCCTATACCACCACTGTCAATCCCATTACCAAGGGCAAGGTAACAAGTGGGTGATGGAGACACACAAATTGCGCCTGCGGGAAAATCGGTTTGTTCGCGGCTGATGTGCTCTAACAAAGATTGTATTAACCAATCACAACTTTTTTGTTGACAGTTTTCTGCAATATCTCGAAATAAAATCATTAATCGTGCACTACAACGCTTTTGATAAGGGTAGTTTTTATCGGTGTTTTTTTCACAAGCATTAAAAGTGCAATCATTACTTTCGAGTGATGATGTGGCGCCATTGATCCATTCTAATAATTGATAAAATGTTTCTGTAAAAGCCACGCCATTAAAAGGTTGAAAATCTTCTAAATGACTGCGAATTAAATCGGGCTGCGTTTTAAAATCGATATAAATATTGTTAGAGTCATTTTCCATGCTCGTCCATGGGTGAGAGCGTAATGTACTGACATCGAGTTGTTCTGAAAAGAAAGCGTGCACGAGAATACCTTTAACAGAGAAGTGGCTCATTGAGCGTGATAATAAGGTGATCATGGTAACAGTAATCAAGTAAATTAAACACACAGAGCAATATAATTTAATAAAGCCATGTACCTAAACATGATTTATTAGGTCCAGCTTGGAGAAGTGTTCATGCGTCGTAATTGTTAAGGGTGAACCCAATTTTCAAGGGGTGTAACGCAAATCGGGGCTCCAAAGAACACGGTGAACTTATCTTTGTTGTTATTATATCAACATAAAAAGACGACATCTCGTCTTTTTATGTTGATGGTTTTTAATTTAGTACTGGAGTCAGCTGTTCGTTGCTTTGTTTTTTACTTTGGTTGTTACTGTGAGAGGGCAAACGTATGCTTAATGACATCACAAGCGATATTATCAAAAGTACGAGCATGACGTTAAACGTTGCTGCGTAGCCACCAAAAGCTGAAGCGATAATCGAGCCTATTAAGCTGCCAATTCCAAAACCTAAATAAATTAGCCCATAGTTTTGCGTTAAGTTATTAATTCCAAAAAAGTCACTGACTAATGAGGGAAATACAGTGATAGTGCCTCCAAAACTTAAGGCAATACAGGCGATAGCAAAGTAAAAATAAGTACTATTAGTGGGATGTGCAATAAGCGTGGAAACGCCTATCAAACAAATAATGAGCGCGATGGAAACCACGTGAATACTGGCTATTTTATCGGATAAAACGCCTAAAATTAAACGTCCACTTAAATTGGCGACCGCGATGATAGCAACCGATGATGCAGCTGCCACCATAGAGAGATGTACATAATTTTCACCGACATCTTTAGCGACACCTATGACGTATAAACCACTCATACAAACGCTTAAGAAAATAAGGGCTAACATCCAAAATTGAGGAAACTTAACGGCCTCTGCTAAGCTATAATCTTTTACTATATTAGTATTATTTTTAATTTCAACTTTTGGTGCATCGTGCATCATAAGTCCACCAATGACCACCATGATCATCGCGATCATTCCCCAATAAATGAAAGTGCTCTCTAAAGTGCCAGTGCGCAGTAAATACATATTAATAAATTTAAAACCAAGGCTTCCTAATCCATAAGCGCCAATGGCACAGGCAGAAACAAGTCCTTTCCTATTAGGGAAAAATTTAACGGTATTAGAAAGGCACATAAGATAAGCACACCCCCCTGTAAAGCCTACGGATGCACCTGCAAAAATATAAAGTAAGGTTAAATTGGAAGCATAAGCACTTAAAAAGAGACTAAGACCAAATAATAGACCGGCGACGACAGTCACTTTACGAACCCCAAAGCGTGCTTGTAGTTTACCGGCAAGCGATGAGCCTATGGCCAGTGAAATACTCAAAATACCAAAAGAAAAGGCAACATTGCTGACAGATTCCGATAATTTAGTGGCAATGGCAGCATTAAATAAGCTCCAGGTATAAACGGATCCTAGTGCAAATTCAGTCAATATGGTCCCTAAAAGGGTTAAGTAGCGAATTCTATTTGCAGGCATAACATGGATCTCCAATAATGATTAAATACGATAAAAAAACCTATTTTGGATAGGTATATAATCAACATACAGGGAGATTAAAAGAACACAATAGTGTTATAAAACAATAAAATGAAGTGCAAAATGCTGGCGCGAATTGCACTGTAGGGCGATGAATTACAAATTCATTAAGGCTTTAAATGTTTTTAAGTTGCCTCGGCTAACGGGAATTTTTGTTGAGATAGTAGAGAGTTTAAGCATATAAGTGCTATTTACCCAAGGGATGATCTCTTGAATTTTCTGCAGATTGACACAATAGGATCTGTGGACGCGAAAAAAATCGTCATTAGGCAGTCGATTCATTAATTCATTGAGCGTAAAGGGTACTGTAAATTCCCCTTTTTCAGTAAATACATGGGTGATCTTGTCATTAGCAAGGGCATAACAGATATCATTAAAAGGCGTAATAAAAATACGATTATTATGATACAAGTTAAGTGTTTTTGCTGAAAAGGGTAGGGAAACCTCAGCGGAGGGAGAGGACTGCTGCTGACGCTCTAACTTTTGCAGTACGCCCATTACGCGTTGTTCACTTAATGGTTTTAAAAGGTAATCAAATGCCTCTAAAGCAAAAGCATCCACCGCAAAATCCTTACAGGCCGTTGTAAATACAATCTGTGGTTTTTGTGAAAACTGATGAATATTTTTAGCTAATAACATGCCATCGATAGAGGGAATATTAATGTCTAAAAAAACAATATCAACACGCTGAGTTTGTAAAAATTTAAACGCTTCAAGGCCATCTTCAAAACAGGCTTTTATTTTAATTTGGCTGTGTTTTTCGATCAAATAGATGAGTTCTTCTTGAGCAAGGTATTCATCTTCAACTATTAATGCGCTTAACATAGCACCTCTTTATTTAAGTAAAACATCATTTCTGTTCCTGGGTTTAAACGCTTCACATGTAAGCCTTCACCATATAATAAAAGCAAGCGTTGATGTACATTGGTCAAACCAATATGATTTGTTTCGATACTGCCATTGTACAATTTATCGATAACGGATTGTTCAATACCGACGCCAGTATCGGTGATTGTTACCTTGATTTTCGCGCCATGTTTTTTAATTAAAATACAAAGCTTAGCGGGTTTTGTGGAGGGTTGGATCCCATGTAGAATCGCATTTTCGACTAAAGGTTGTAGTAGCAGGCAAGGCACCATGAAATGCACATCATCGATATCAAAGCTGACATTGAGCTTTTTACCAAAACGGGCTTTTTCAATGGCAATATAACTGCGTACTTGCTGTAATGCTTTTTGAATATCAATGAGGTCGGTATCTTGCTCTAAATTATAACGGAGAAAATCAGCAAGTTCGGTAATTAACAGGCGCGCCTGTTCGGGACGAATACGAATTAAGGTTGAAATCGCACTCAGTGCGTTGAATAAAAAATGTGGGTTTATTTTACTTTGTAACGCCGAAAACTCCGCTTGTGAGGCCATCATTTTTAGTTCTTCGACACGAGATATCTCCATCTGCGTTGAAATGAGTTGTGATAAACCAGTCGCCATCTCGCGCAAAGCGGGCTTGATACAATAAGCCTTGCGATAAAATATTTTTAATGTACCACTGACTTTTCCATTTTCCCAAAGCGGGATGATGAGTAGCGAATGAAACGCTTGTGTTTTTAAATTATTACTAATAATTTGTTTGCCGCTGTCAACGGCTTGTTGCGTCATTTTCCCAATTTTACGCTCGCTATTAAAATAATGCTCTGCGCCGACGCCTGTATAAGCAAGTACTCCGAGAGTATCGGTGATGGCGACGACATCAGCTTGTGTTTCTTGGCGAATAATATTGCAGACACTGGTTAATGCTTCTCGGGTGTTTTTTCGAAAATAGGGCAGGGTTTTATTGGCGATATCTAAGGCCAACTTGGCTTGTTTGGCCGCCACTAAATTGGTTTCTTCATCCAAATATTGCACTAACAGTATGAGTATGCCAATGCTCAGAGAGCCTACTATCATCGGGAAACTAATATGTGAAATGATGTTATAAGCAAGGGCTTTATCTGCTGCCAGAAACACAATTAATATCATGGTGGCTATTTCACAAAAGACGGCGCTTAAACACCCCCATAGCGCATAATTTTTTTTAGGAATTTTAAAATAGATAGCTGTCGCTAATAAACCTGCACTCATACTGGTTATCAAACAAGGAAGGGATGTTGGGCCATTAATATCAATTAAATAGCGATGTATACCCGAAATGATACCTGCTGGGATCCCCACCCAAGGACCAAATAATATACCACCACTGATAATGGCAACAATGCGTACATTAACTAAGGATCCGTCTACATCAATACCCGTGTATGTACTAAAGACGGCAAATAAAGTAAATAATAATGACAATAAGGCGGTTTCGATAGGTCGGCGCTGCTGTTTTTGGATGATGTGCTGAAAGGGGCGCGCACGCGTCAGTAAAAAAAGCGCCATTAACATTAAGGATGCTCGTTCAAAAACGCCTAAAAGCATTATAAATTCTTGATGATACACGCGTTATCTCTGCATTTAAAAAAGTGTGTATATTGTATGTGTTGAGTCACTT
The sequence above is a segment of the Psychromonas sp. CNPT3 genome. Coding sequences within it:
- a CDS encoding OFA family MFS transporter, whose translation is MPANRIRYLTLLGTILTEFALGSVYTWSLFNAAIATKLSESVSNVAFSFGILSISLAIGSSLAGKLQARFGVRKVTVVAGLLFGLSLFLSAYASNLTLLYIFAGASVGFTGGCAYLMCLSNTVKFFPNRKGLVSACAIGAYGLGSLGFKFINMYLLRTGTLESTFIYWGMIAMIMVVIGGLMMHDAPKVEIKNNTNIVKDYSLAEAVKFPQFWMLALIFLSVCMSGLYVIGVAKDVGENYVHLSMVAAASSVAIIAVANLSGRLILGVLSDKIASIHVVSIALIICLIGVSTLIAHPTNSTYFYFAIACIALSFGGTITVFPSLVSDFFGINNLTQNYGLIYLGFGIGSLIGSIIASAFGGYAATFNVMLVLLIISLVMSLSIRLPSHSNNQSKKQSNEQLTPVLN
- a CDS encoding LytS/YhcK type 5TM receptor domain-containing protein, which codes for MLLGVFERASLMLMALFLLTRARPFQHIIQKQQRRPIETALLSLLFTLFAVFSTYTGIDVDGSLVNVRIVAIISGGILFGPWVGIPAGIISGIHRYLIDINGPTSLPCLITSMSAGLLATAIYFKIPKKNYALWGCLSAVFCEIATMILIVFLAADKALAYNIISHISFPMIVGSLSIGILILLVQYLDEETNLVAAKQAKLALDIANKTLPYFRKNTREALTSVCNIIRQETQADVVAITDTLGVLAYTGVGAEHYFNSERKIGKMTQQAVDSGKQIISNNLKTQAFHSLLIIPLWENGKVSGTLKIFYRKAYCIKPALREMATGLSQLISTQMEISRVEELKMMASQAEFSALQSKINPHFLFNALSAISTLIRIRPEQARLLITELADFLRYNLEQDTDLIDIQKALQQVRSYIAIEKARFGKKLNVSFDIDDVHFMVPCLLLQPLVENAILHGIQPSTKPAKLCILIKKHGAKIKVTITDTGVGIEQSVIDKLYNGSIETNHIGLTNVHQRLLLLYGEGLHVKRLNPGTEMMFYLNKEVLC
- a CDS encoding LytR/AlgR family response regulator transcription factor; translation: MLSALIVEDEYLAQEELIYLIEKHSQIKIKACFEDGLEAFKFLQTQRVDIVFLDINIPSIDGMLLAKNIHQFSQKPQIVFTTACKDFAVDAFALEAFDYLLKPLSEQRVMGVLQKLERQQQSSPSAEVSLPFSAKTLNLYHNNRIFITPFNDICYALANDKITHVFTEKGEFTVPFTLNELMNRLPNDDFFRVHRSYCVNLQKIQEIIPWVNSTYMLKLSTISTKIPVSRGNLKTFKALMNL